The Pseudomonas pergaminensis nucleotide sequence GCAGTGGGATCCAAGTCCGGGAACATCACTTCGATAAAGCCGAACTTGCTGAAGTCGGTGATCCGCGACGGGTACAACCGGCCGATCAGGTGATCGCATTCATGCTGCACCACCCGCGCATGGAAACCATCGGCAAAGCGCACGATGGGCTCACCCTTGGGATCAAAGCCTTCGTAGCGAATCTGCTGGTAACGGTCCACCGCGCCACGCAGGCCGGGTACGGACAGGCAACCTTCGTAGCCCTCTTCCAGCACCGGGCTCAGCGGAGTGATCAGCGGGTTGATCAGGATCGTCTGCGGCACGGGCGGCGCGTCCGGGTAGCGTTCGCTGGCTTCGAAACCGAAGATCACCAATTGCAGGTCGACACCGATCTGCGGCGCGGCCAGGCCGACTCCGCCCACGTGTTCCATGGTCTGGAACATGTCATCGATCAATTGCCACAGTTCGGGGCTGTCGAACATTTCCGGCGGAACCGGAGGCGCGATACGCAGCAGGCGCTCGTCGCCCATTTTCAGGATTTCACGGATCATCGATCAGACTTCATCAGTAGTGGGCTTGGAGTGGTCCCGGCCAAGGCCTGAGACATGCTGTTTTTCATCGGTATGGCCAGGCTCTTCGA carries:
- the def gene encoding peptide deformylase gives rise to the protein MIREILKMGDERLLRIAPPVPPEMFDSPELWQLIDDMFQTMEHVGGVGLAAPQIGVDLQLVIFGFEASERYPDAPPVPQTILINPLITPLSPVLEEGYEGCLSVPGLRGAVDRYQQIRYEGFDPKGEPIVRFADGFHARVVQHECDHLIGRLYPSRITDFSKFGFIEVMFPDLDPTADD